The following are encoded together in the Xanthomonas vesicatoria ATCC 35937 genome:
- a CDS encoding TetR/AcrR family transcriptional regulator → MDIALQLFLRHGYRKVSMSDIAQATQMSRPSLYAAFANKEAIFAAMVARQRDVCTAETLQRVRDTQDLQTQLRHLFDIWVLEPVAAVIDSDNGIDLVANCGVYAPAALDALYQQMEAMLVRLLSPHVHANSAMSAADLAYILRLATTSLKASADNEAVLRRLIAGLITMALVHGAGGECADTG, encoded by the coding sequence ATGGATATCGCGCTGCAGCTGTTTTTGCGGCACGGCTACCGCAAGGTGAGCATGAGCGATATCGCGCAAGCCACGCAGATGTCGCGGCCGTCGCTGTACGCCGCGTTTGCCAACAAGGAGGCGATCTTCGCCGCGATGGTGGCGCGTCAGCGCGACGTTTGCACGGCCGAAACACTGCAGCGCGTGCGCGATACGCAGGACCTGCAGACCCAGTTACGGCATCTGTTCGATATCTGGGTGCTGGAGCCGGTGGCAGCGGTGATCGACTCGGACAACGGCATCGATCTGGTGGCCAACTGCGGGGTGTATGCGCCCGCCGCGCTGGATGCGCTGTACCAGCAGATGGAAGCCATGCTGGTGCGGTTGCTCAGCCCGCATGTACACGCAAACAGTGCGATGTCCGCGGCCGATCTTGCTTACATCCTGCGACTTGCCACGACCAGCCTCAAGGCCTCGGCGGATAATGAAGCGGTGCTGCGGCGTTTGATTGCCGGGCTGATCACCATGGCATTGGTCCACGGTGCAGGCGGGGAATGCGCAGACACCGGGTAA
- a CDS encoding EAL domain-containing protein produces the protein MTQLPICNACRDGQEFPTAITMAFQPIVDVSTRSIYAGEALVRGINGESAGSILAAVDARNRYAFDQACRIKAIECAAQIALPALLSINFMPNAVYNPEHCLRATLSATAQHGWPLDAIIFEVSEQEHLADPAHLLDILRTYQARGMKTAIDDFGAGYAGLGLLADFQPDLLKLDIALIRGIDADRSRQAIVRHVTRMCEELGVAVIAEGIEQPDEYRTLRDMGIHLQQGYLFARPQIGVLPQVQWPE, from the coding sequence ATGACCCAACTTCCTATTTGCAACGCCTGCCGCGACGGCCAGGAGTTTCCCACCGCTATCACCATGGCGTTCCAGCCGATCGTGGACGTCTCCACGCGCAGCATCTATGCCGGCGAGGCATTGGTGCGTGGCATCAACGGCGAGTCGGCCGGCAGCATCCTGGCCGCGGTGGACGCACGCAACCGTTACGCATTCGACCAGGCCTGCCGCATCAAGGCGATCGAATGCGCCGCGCAGATCGCGCTGCCGGCCTTGCTGTCGATCAACTTCATGCCCAATGCGGTCTACAACCCCGAGCATTGCCTGCGCGCCACGCTCTCGGCCACCGCGCAACACGGCTGGCCGTTGGATGCGATCATCTTCGAGGTCAGCGAGCAGGAACACCTTGCCGATCCGGCGCATCTGCTGGACATCCTGCGCACCTACCAGGCGCGTGGCATGAAGACCGCCATCGACGACTTCGGCGCCGGCTATGCCGGGCTCGGCCTGCTGGCCGACTTCCAGCCAGACCTGCTCAAGCTGGATATCGCATTGATCCGCGGCATCGACGCCGACCGCAGCCGGCAGGCCATCGTGCGCCACGTCACCCGCATGTGCGAAGAACTCGGCGTTGCGGTGATCGCCGAGGGCATCGAACAGCCGGACGAGTACCGCACCCTGCGCGACATGGGCATCCACCTGCAACAAGGCTACCTGTTCGCCAGACCGCAGATCGGCGTGCTACCGCAGGTCCAGTGGCCGGAGTAA
- a CDS encoding HD domain-containing protein, protein MTALTERYAQAVDYARIAHAGQVRKGTQIPYLSHLLGVSTLVLECGGDEEQAIAGLLHDVVEDCGGGHEASIRAQFGDVVADIVMACTDATAEDKAEVDNTARARKNDWRERKLAYLDHLRKTPERALLVSGCDKLYNARTIVQDLENPAVGQDIFNVFTAGREGTLWYYGELEAIFRTRDAATARLFTAVVTRMQALAETGEQPVPAHVLG, encoded by the coding sequence ATGACCGCTCTCACCGAACGCTACGCCCAGGCCGTGGACTACGCGCGTATCGCCCACGCCGGACAGGTGCGCAAGGGGACGCAGATTCCTTACCTGAGCCATTTACTCGGCGTGTCGACGCTGGTGTTGGAGTGCGGTGGCGATGAAGAACAGGCCATTGCCGGCTTGCTGCACGATGTGGTGGAAGACTGCGGCGGCGGACACGAGGCTTCGATCCGCGCGCAGTTCGGCGATGTGGTGGCCGACATCGTGATGGCGTGTACCGACGCTACGGCCGAAGACAAGGCCGAGGTGGACAACACCGCGCGCGCACGGAAGAACGATTGGCGCGAGCGCAAGCTGGCCTACCTGGACCACTTGCGCAAGACGCCGGAGCGCGCGCTGCTGGTATCGGGCTGCGACAAGCTCTATAACGCGCGCACCATCGTGCAGGACCTGGAGAACCCCGCCGTGGGCCAGGACATCTTCAACGTATTCACTGCCGGGCGCGAAGGCACGCTGTGGTATTACGGTGAGCTGGAAGCCATCTTTCGCACGCGCGATGCCGCCACCGCACGCTTGTTCACGGCCGTGGTGACGCGCATGCAGGCGCTGGCCGAGACCGGCGAGCAGCCTGTGCCGGCGCACGTGCTGGGCTGA
- a CDS encoding glycoside hydrolase family 3 N-terminal domain-containing protein gives MPPRTTRRQLLRGAATLAALARIPAGWALPPGPARGPAFIETLIARMSVEEKAGQLSLFSSAEQVDKAIVANPLSKDAAGRSQLAAARAGRLTGVFNGSNVRWHQQLQQAALKSRLQIPLFFAADVIHGFTTVFPVPLAEAASFEPALAQRTARAAAMEASAVGIDWTFAPMVDIARDARWGRGVEGAGEDVLLAQHFAQARVRGFQGDAGLSHADALAACPKHFAAYGAAEGGLDYNSVDISERTLREVYLPPFQAAFVASAVTTMAAFNALSGVPATANAWLLDTVLRQDLRYRGLVVSDFTADRELVAHGVAADDRDAARLAFLAGVDISMESGLYLQHLPALVAAGAISMTRLDASVRRVLGFKAALGLFDDPFRRIQPARAQPRQRRADTMALAREAAHKSMVLLKNDGELLPLRRSGQRIALIGPMARDWVDHAGPWSLFDQDDRDNTLATAMSRAMTDPQLLQVVDGSGFDHPLPGGVQAAVAAARSADVALLAIGEPMTYSGESQSRTEICIPQVQQQLLAAVVATGTPVAVLLSTGRALALQGPALQSAAILVTWFLGSQAGNAMSDIVFGVQAPSGRLPVSFPHASGQVPYTYAHPPSGRPNLDPHSLQPYTTHYSGVPNTALFPFGHGLTYGRIAYSDLQLSAPQMMATGSLQITVRISNRGSRDADEVVQLYLRDRVASVARPVRELKDFRKVKVPAGGNVTVQFSLRRRHLVFVGQAMTAIVEPGLFDVWVAPSAEAAGVTASFELMG, from the coding sequence ATGCCTCCGCGCACCACTCGCCGTCAATTGCTCCGTGGTGCGGCCACGCTCGCAGCGCTTGCGCGCATTCCGGCCGGGTGGGCACTGCCGCCGGGGCCAGCGCGTGGCCCGGCCTTTATCGAGACGTTGATCGCACGCATGAGCGTGGAAGAAAAGGCTGGCCAGCTCAGTCTTTTCAGCTCCGCAGAACAGGTCGACAAGGCGATCGTCGCCAACCCCCTGAGCAAGGACGCGGCCGGACGCAGCCAGCTGGCTGCGGCGCGGGCCGGGCGCTTGACTGGCGTATTCAACGGCTCCAACGTGCGCTGGCATCAGCAGTTGCAGCAGGCCGCACTCAAAAGCCGCCTGCAGATTCCCTTGTTTTTTGCCGCCGATGTGATCCACGGTTTTACCACTGTGTTTCCGGTGCCGTTGGCCGAAGCAGCCAGCTTTGAGCCCGCGCTGGCACAACGCACCGCACGTGCCGCAGCGATGGAGGCCAGCGCAGTGGGGATCGATTGGACCTTCGCGCCGATGGTGGACATTGCCCGCGATGCGCGCTGGGGCCGCGGCGTGGAAGGCGCGGGCGAAGACGTGCTGCTGGCGCAACACTTCGCGCAGGCGCGGGTGCGTGGGTTTCAAGGCGATGCCGGTCTGTCGCATGCCGACGCGCTGGCGGCCTGCCCCAAACACTTTGCCGCCTATGGCGCCGCCGAGGGAGGGCTGGATTACAACAGCGTGGATATCTCCGAGCGCACGCTGCGCGAGGTGTATCTGCCACCGTTTCAGGCCGCCTTTGTAGCCAGCGCGGTCACCACCATGGCCGCATTCAATGCATTGTCGGGCGTGCCGGCAACCGCCAATGCCTGGTTGCTCGACACGGTACTGCGGCAGGACCTGCGCTACAGGGGCCTGGTGGTGTCCGACTTCACTGCCGATCGGGAGCTGGTCGCCCATGGCGTGGCCGCCGACGACCGCGACGCGGCGCGGCTGGCGTTTCTGGCCGGGGTGGATATCAGCATGGAAAGCGGCCTGTATCTGCAACACCTGCCCGCGCTGGTCGCCGCCGGCGCGATCTCGATGACAAGGCTGGACGCATCGGTACGCCGGGTGCTGGGCTTCAAGGCGGCACTGGGCTTGTTCGACGACCCATTCCGGCGGATCCAGCCTGCACGTGCGCAACCACGGCAGCGCCGTGCAGACACCATGGCCCTGGCGCGCGAAGCGGCGCACAAGTCGATGGTATTGCTGAAGAACGACGGCGAGCTGTTGCCGTTGCGACGCAGCGGCCAACGCATTGCACTGATCGGGCCAATGGCGCGCGACTGGGTCGATCATGCGGGGCCATGGAGCCTGTTCGACCAGGACGATCGCGACAACACCCTGGCCACTGCCATGTCGCGCGCCATGACGGACCCGCAGTTGCTGCAGGTCGTGGACGGCAGCGGCTTCGATCACCCGCTACCCGGCGGCGTGCAGGCCGCGGTGGCGGCCGCGCGCAGTGCCGACGTGGCGCTGCTGGCGATCGGTGAGCCAATGACCTACTCGGGCGAGTCGCAATCGCGCACCGAGATCTGCATCCCCCAGGTCCAGCAGCAGTTGCTGGCCGCGGTGGTGGCCACCGGCACGCCGGTGGCGGTACTGCTGAGCACCGGACGCGCGCTCGCGCTCCAAGGCCCCGCACTGCAGAGCGCGGCGATTCTGGTCACCTGGTTTCTCGGCTCGCAAGCCGGCAATGCGATGTCCGATATCGTGTTCGGTGTGCAGGCGCCGTCTGGCCGTTTGCCGGTGAGCTTTCCGCATGCTTCAGGCCAGGTGCCCTACACCTATGCGCATCCGCCCAGCGGTCGCCCCAATCTGGATCCGCACAGCCTGCAGCCGTACACCACGCACTACAGCGGCGTGCCCAACACAGCGTTGTTTCCATTTGGCCATGGCCTGACCTATGGACGCATCGCCTACAGCGATCTGCAGCTGAGCGCGCCGCAGATGATGGCCACCGGGAGCCTGCAGATCACCGTGCGCATCAGCAACCGGGGCAGCCGCGACGCCGACGAAGTGGTGCAACTCTACCTGCGCGACCGCGTTGCCAGCGTCGCCCGCCCGGTGCGCGAGCTCAAGGACTTCCGCAAAGTGAAGGTGCCTGCCGGCGGCAACGTCACCGTGCAGTTCTCGCTACGCCGCAGGCATCTGGTGTTTGTCGGGCAGGCAATGACTGCGATCGTGGAGCCGGGCCTGTTCGATGTCTGGGTGGCCCCTTCTGCGGAAGCGGCGGGCGTGACTGCGAGCTTTGAATTGATGGGCTGA
- a CDS encoding xanthine dehydrogenase family protein molybdopterin-binding subunit has translation MNVRSTDLSNSELTPPVADHGTGFRPTGTGVPRIDGRAKVTGQARYAAEWPVPDLAYGVVVSSSIAKGTIVGFDLAAARAVPGVLEIVTHENRPHMRGMDLFYKDMTAPAGSPFRPLYDNTVLYSGQPIALVVADTFEAARHAAHLVQVEYAQEPHETNLMTNLDRAHKPKSLKAGFSPPPKDKGEPDTAFVNAACQVQADYYSGVEHHNPMELFASTVIREDDGHFTIYDKTQGSQNSRWYVSHVFGLSKRKVTVRNPYVGGAFGSGLRPQYQLALAVMASIMLDRSVRVVLTRQQMFTFGHRPETVQRLKLGADRDGTLRAIWHEAIAETSRIEDYVEVVVNWSGQLYACDNVRLGYNLVSLDQYSPMDMRAPGATHGVHALEVAMDELAYEVGIDPLALRLKNYAEVNPADDKPFSTKALRECYQQGAERFGWAQRPLQPGARKEGSEWVGWGMATGQWDAMQMFARAHAVLHADGRLVVSSAASDIGTGTYTVMAMIAAEALGLPLEQVTFKLGDSTLPVAPIEGGSSHVTTIGSAVDGVCGKLRTRLLRLAQALPDSRFARAKLDDVVFADGTIALRADASSAIALPELLRAAELEQVEDKFLLLPNVLKQRKYTRATHGAVFVEVRVDEELGTVRVTRVVSAIAAGRILNPTTARSQIIGGVVWGIGQALHEHTQSDHRFGRFMNHDLALYHVSANADIHDIDVIFADEDDRVVSSLGAKGVGEIGQVGVSAAICNAIFHATGKRIRSTPMTPDKVMAD, from the coding sequence ATGAACGTACGCAGTACCGATCTGTCCAACAGTGAATTGACCCCGCCGGTCGCCGATCATGGCACCGGCTTCCGCCCCACCGGCACCGGTGTGCCACGTATTGATGGGCGTGCGAAGGTGACCGGCCAGGCGCGCTATGCGGCCGAATGGCCGGTGCCGGATCTGGCCTATGGCGTGGTGGTTAGCAGCAGTATCGCCAAGGGCACCATCGTCGGCTTCGATCTGGCCGCCGCACGCGCGGTGCCGGGTGTGCTGGAGATCGTCACCCATGAAAATCGCCCGCACATGCGTGGCATGGACCTGTTTTACAAGGACATGACCGCACCGGCCGGCTCGCCGTTTCGCCCGCTGTACGACAACACCGTGCTCTATAGCGGGCAACCGATAGCGCTGGTGGTGGCAGACACGTTCGAGGCTGCGCGCCATGCGGCGCATCTGGTGCAGGTGGAGTACGCCCAGGAGCCGCACGAAACCAACCTGATGACCAACCTGGACCGGGCGCACAAGCCCAAGTCGTTGAAGGCGGGATTTTCGCCACCGCCCAAGGACAAGGGCGAGCCAGACACCGCTTTCGTCAACGCCGCCTGTCAGGTGCAGGCCGATTACTACAGCGGTGTGGAACACCACAACCCGATGGAGTTGTTCGCCTCCACCGTGATCCGTGAGGACGACGGCCACTTCACCATCTACGACAAGACCCAGGGCTCGCAGAACAGCCGCTGGTACGTGTCGCATGTGTTTGGCCTGAGTAAACGCAAGGTCACCGTGCGCAATCCATATGTCGGCGGCGCGTTCGGCTCCGGCCTGCGGCCGCAATATCAACTGGCGCTGGCGGTGATGGCGTCCATCATGTTGGACCGCTCGGTGCGTGTGGTGTTGACACGGCAGCAGATGTTCACGTTTGGCCATCGTCCGGAAACCGTGCAGCGACTCAAACTTGGCGCCGACCGCGATGGCACCCTGCGCGCCATCTGGCACGAGGCCATCGCCGAGACATCGCGGATCGAAGATTACGTCGAGGTGGTGGTCAACTGGAGTGGGCAGCTGTATGCCTGCGATAACGTGCGCCTGGGCTACAACCTGGTCAGCCTGGATCAGTACAGCCCGATGGACATGCGTGCGCCCGGCGCCACCCACGGCGTCCATGCGCTGGAAGTGGCGATGGACGAGCTGGCCTACGAGGTAGGGATCGATCCACTGGCGTTGCGCTTGAAGAATTATGCCGAGGTCAATCCGGCCGACGACAAGCCGTTTTCCACCAAGGCGCTGCGCGAGTGTTACCAGCAAGGCGCCGAGCGCTTCGGCTGGGCACAGCGCCCGCTGCAGCCGGGCGCACGCAAGGAAGGCAGCGAATGGGTCGGCTGGGGCATGGCGACCGGGCAGTGGGATGCAATGCAGATGTTTGCGCGCGCCCATGCCGTGCTGCACGCCGATGGCCGCCTGGTAGTGAGCAGTGCAGCCAGCGATATCGGCACCGGTACCTATACGGTGATGGCCATGATCGCTGCCGAAGCGCTCGGTCTGCCGCTGGAGCAGGTGACCTTCAAGCTCGGCGATTCGACGTTGCCTGTCGCACCCATCGAAGGCGGTTCTTCGCATGTCACCACGATCGGCTCGGCAGTAGACGGGGTGTGCGGCAAGTTGCGCACGCGGCTGCTGCGCTTGGCCCAGGCCCTGCCCGATTCGCGTTTTGCACGGGCCAAGCTGGACGATGTGGTCTTTGCCGATGGCACGATCGCGTTGCGTGCCGATGCCAGCAGCGCCATTGCATTACCGGAGTTGCTGCGCGCCGCCGAACTGGAGCAGGTCGAAGACAAGTTCCTGTTGCTGCCCAATGTGCTCAAGCAGCGCAAATACACCCGTGCCACGCACGGAGCGGTGTTCGTGGAAGTGCGCGTGGACGAAGAGCTGGGCACCGTGCGGGTGACGCGCGTGGTTAGCGCGATTGCTGCGGGCCGCATCCTCAACCCCACCACTGCACGCAGCCAGATCATCGGCGGCGTGGTCTGGGGCATCGGCCAGGCCTTGCACGAACATACCCAGTCCGATCACCGCTTCGGCCGCTTCATGAACCACGATCTGGCGCTGTACCACGTTTCCGCCAATGCCGACATCCACGACATCGATGTGATCTTCGCCGACGAAGACGACCGCGTAGTCAGTAGCCTGGGCGCGAAGGGGGTCGGCGAGATCGGTCAGGTAGGTGTGTCGGCAGCGATCTGCAACGCCATCTTCCACGCCACCGGCAAGCGCATCCGCAGCACGCCAATGACGCCGGACAAGGTGATGGCGGACTGA
- a CDS encoding excinuclease ABC subunit UvrA, with translation MSSAASSSSGLVRVRGAREHNLKNVDVDIPRDALVVFTGVSGSGKSSLAFGTIFAEAQRRYLDSISPYARRLIDQVGVPEVDSIEGLPPAVALQQARGAPSARSSVGSVTTISNSLRMLYSRAGNYPPGQEIIYADGFSPNTPAGACPTCHGLGRIYDATEATMVLDRSLSIRDRAVAAWPGAWHGQNQRDILTTLGVDVDLPWHKLPKKTRDWILYTDEQPVAPVYAGYDLDEVKRALKRKEEPSYMGTFTSARRYVLHTFATTQSAQMKKRVAQYLISTQCPQCDGKRLRREALSVTFAGLDIGELSRRPLDEVAELLRPAADADVRTQAKNKGAAQHPEQAIAAQRIAADLRARIAVVQALGLGYLSLERSTPTLSPGELQRLRLATQIRSQLFGVVYVMDEPSAGLHPADAQALLGALDQLKAAGNSVFVVEHEVDVIRHADWIVDVGPAAGVHGGQVLYSGPPAGLEQVEASSTRRYLFGSPPQVHSHARAATGWLQLRGITRNNVRDLDVDLPLGVFTTVTGVSGSGKSSLVSQALVELLAAHLGQTPAEEDEALDPLERGTQVPLGGAIVGGLDRVRRLVRVDQKAIGRTPRSNLATYTGLFDPVRKLFAATPTARRRRYDPGQFSFNVAKGRCATCEGEGSVSVELLFMPSVYAPCPTCHGARYNAKTLEIELRGHTIAQVLAMTVDQAGDFFADDASVLRPLQVLREVGLGYLRLGHPATELSGGEAQRIKLATELQRAQRRDTVYVLDEPTTGLHPADVDTLMAQLQGLVGAGNTVIVVEHDMRVAASSDWVLDMGPGAGGAGGNVVVAGTPAVVARHGKSRTAAFLAPLIV, from the coding sequence ATGTCCAGCGCAGCCTCGTCATCCTCCGGCCTGGTGCGCGTGCGCGGTGCGCGCGAGCACAACCTCAAGAACGTGGACGTGGACATTCCGCGCGATGCGCTGGTGGTGTTTACCGGCGTTTCCGGCTCGGGCAAGTCGTCGCTGGCGTTTGGCACCATCTTTGCCGAAGCGCAACGCCGCTATCTGGATTCGATCTCGCCGTATGCGCGGCGCCTGATCGACCAGGTCGGCGTGCCGGAAGTGGATTCCATCGAAGGCCTGCCGCCGGCGGTGGCCTTGCAGCAGGCGCGTGGCGCGCCGAGTGCGCGCTCGTCGGTGGGCAGCGTCACCACCATCTCCAACTCCCTGCGCATGCTGTATTCGCGTGCGGGCAATTATCCGCCCGGGCAGGAGATCATCTATGCGGACGGGTTTTCGCCCAATACGCCGGCCGGTGCGTGCCCCACCTGTCACGGTCTGGGCCGCATCTACGATGCCACCGAAGCCACCATGGTGCTGGACCGCAGCCTGAGCATCCGCGATCGCGCTGTGGCGGCCTGGCCCGGTGCGTGGCACGGGCAGAACCAGCGCGACATCCTCACCACGCTGGGCGTCGATGTGGACCTGCCCTGGCACAAGCTGCCGAAGAAGACCCGCGACTGGATCCTCTACACCGACGAGCAGCCGGTGGCGCCGGTATACGCCGGTTACGACCTGGACGAGGTCAAGCGCGCACTCAAGCGCAAGGAAGAGCCCAGCTACATGGGCACCTTTACCAGTGCGCGGCGCTACGTGCTGCACACCTTTGCCACTACGCAAAGCGCGCAGATGAAAAAGCGCGTAGCGCAGTACCTGATCAGCACGCAGTGCCCGCAGTGCGACGGCAAGCGGCTGCGGCGCGAGGCGCTGTCGGTGACGTTCGCGGGGCTGGACATCGGCGAGCTGTCGCGCAGGCCGCTGGATGAGGTGGCCGAGCTGTTGCGCCCGGCGGCCGATGCCGATGTGCGGACGCAGGCAAAAAATAAGGGCGCAGCGCAGCATCCGGAACAGGCGATCGCCGCGCAACGGATTGCCGCAGATCTACGCGCGCGGATCGCCGTGGTGCAGGCGCTCGGCCTGGGCTATCTCAGCCTGGAGCGCAGCACGCCGACGCTGTCGCCGGGCGAGCTGCAAAGGCTGCGGCTGGCCACGCAGATCCGCTCGCAGCTGTTCGGCGTGGTGTATGTGATGGACGAGCCATCGGCGGGCCTGCATCCGGCCGATGCGCAGGCCTTGCTGGGCGCGCTGGATCAGCTCAAGGCCGCAGGCAATTCGGTATTCGTGGTCGAACACGAGGTGGATGTGATCCGCCACGCCGACTGGATCGTCGATGTCGGCCCGGCGGCCGGCGTGCACGGTGGGCAGGTGCTGTACAGCGGCCCGCCCGCGGGACTGGAGCAGGTGGAGGCCTCGTCCACGCGGCGTTATCTGTTCGGCAGTCCGCCGCAGGTGCACAGCCACGCGCGTGCGGCGACTGGATGGCTGCAGCTGCGTGGCATCACCCGCAACAACGTGCGCGACCTGGATGTGGACCTGCCGCTGGGTGTGTTCACCACCGTGACCGGTGTGTCCGGCTCGGGCAAGTCGTCGCTGGTGAGCCAGGCATTGGTGGAACTGCTGGCCGCGCACCTTGGTCAAACCCCGGCCGAGGAAGACGAAGCGCTCGATCCGCTGGAGCGTGGCACGCAGGTGCCGTTGGGTGGAGCGATCGTTGGCGGGCTCGATCGGGTGCGTCGGCTGGTGCGGGTGGATCAGAAAGCGATCGGCCGTACGCCGCGGTCCAACCTGGCCACCTACACCGGCCTGTTCGATCCGGTGCGCAAGCTGTTCGCCGCTACTCCCACCGCGCGCCGCCGTCGCTACGACCCCGGGCAGTTCTCGTTCAACGTCGCCAAGGGCCGCTGCGCGACCTGCGAAGGCGAGGGCTCGGTATCGGTGGAACTGCTGTTCATGCCTAGCGTGTACGCGCCTTGCCCCACTTGCCATGGCGCGCGCTATAACGCCAAGACGCTGGAGATCGAACTGCGTGGCCACACCATCGCGCAGGTGCTGGCAATGACGGTGGATCAGGCGGGGGATTTTTTTGCCGACGACGCCAGCGTACTGCGGCCGCTGCAGGTATTACGTGAGGTGGGGCTTGGGTATCTGCGCCTTGGCCACCCAGCCACCGAACTCTCCGGGGGCGAAGCGCAGCGCATCAAGCTGGCCACCGAGCTGCAACGCGCCCAGCGGCGCGACACCGTCTATGTGCTGGACGAGCCCACCACCGGCCTGCATCCGGCCGACGTGGATACCTTGATGGCCCAGCTGCAAGGGCTGGTGGGCGCAGGCAACACGGTGATCGTGGTCGAACACGATATGCGCGTGGCCGCCAGCAGCGATTGGGTGCTGGACATGGGGCCGGGCGCGGGTGGCGCGGGCGGCAACGTGGTGGTCGCAGGCACGCCGGCGGTGGTGGCTCGACACGGCAAGAGCCGGACAGCTGCATTTCTTGCGCCGTTGATCGTTTAG
- a CDS encoding NAD(P)-dependent alcohol dehydrogenase has product MTSTNPTTRGASRTTRAYAALEKEGAMVPWQFERRAVRATDVAIKVLFCGVCHSDLHSVNQWGSEYPLVPGHEIVGEVIELGADVEGFALGQKVMVGTIVDSCRHCAPCQAHEEVYCREFPTLTFDGVDRVDGSRTRGGYSEYYVSDARFVYPLPDGLDPAAAAPLLCAGITCFAPLHRYGIGPGHTVGVVGIGGLGHLGIKFARAMGAHVVAFTTSPKKAAEAQRLGAHEVVLSTDAAQMEAQAFRFDFILDTVSRSYPMNDMLKALNLDGTLCTLGLPDQLDFRPVLLAMGRRKVTSSGTGGTADTQAMLAFCQQHGIVADIELIRMQDINGAFVRVHNNDVHYRFVIDLQASAW; this is encoded by the coding sequence ATGACCTCAACCAATCCCACCACCCGCGGCGCCAGCCGCACGACCCGCGCCTATGCGGCGCTCGAGAAAGAAGGCGCCATGGTGCCGTGGCAGTTCGAGCGCCGCGCAGTACGCGCCACCGATGTCGCGATCAAGGTGCTGTTCTGCGGCGTCTGCCATTCGGACCTGCACTCGGTGAACCAATGGGGCAGCGAGTACCCACTGGTCCCCGGCCACGAAATCGTCGGCGAAGTCATCGAACTCGGTGCGGACGTCGAAGGATTCGCATTGGGGCAGAAAGTGATGGTCGGCACCATTGTCGATTCCTGCCGGCACTGCGCGCCTTGCCAGGCCCACGAGGAAGTGTATTGCCGCGAGTTTCCGACGCTGACCTTCGATGGCGTGGACCGCGTAGACGGCAGCCGTACGCGCGGCGGTTATTCGGAGTACTACGTTTCCGACGCCCGCTTCGTCTACCCATTGCCCGACGGCCTGGACCCGGCCGCCGCCGCGCCATTGCTGTGTGCCGGCATCACGTGCTTTGCGCCGCTGCACCGCTACGGAATCGGCCCCGGCCACACCGTAGGCGTGGTCGGCATCGGCGGGCTTGGCCACTTGGGCATCAAGTTCGCGCGCGCCATGGGCGCGCACGTGGTGGCCTTTACCACCTCGCCGAAAAAAGCGGCAGAAGCCCAACGCCTGGGCGCGCATGAAGTGGTGCTATCGACCGATGCGGCGCAGATGGAGGCACAGGCCTTCCGTTTCGACTTCATCCTCGACACCGTCTCGCGCAGCTATCCGATGAACGACATGCTCAAGGCACTGAACCTGGACGGCACCTTGTGCACGCTGGGCCTGCCCGACCAACTGGATTTTCGCCCGGTCTTGCTGGCCATGGGGCGGCGCAAGGTCACCAGCTCAGGCACCGGCGGCACCGCCGATACGCAGGCGATGTTGGCGTTCTGCCAGCAGCACGGCATCGTCGCCGACATCGAGTTGATCCGCATGCAGGACATCAACGGCGCCTTTGTCCGTGTGCACAACAACGATGTGCACTACCGCTTCGTGATCGATCTGCAGGCATCGGCCTGGTAA